The Toxoplasma gondii ME49 chromosome III, whole genome shotgun sequence genome includes a window with the following:
- a CDS encoding CTP synthase (encoded by transcript TGME49_299210) encodes MNAASRAASCPRLDAEFPVPCSLNSPQLFCGHNIFKMATGVDSLEFVGNHSPAGGKTKYIVVTGGTMSGLGKGTTISSLGVTLKALGVHVTAIKIDPYLNVDAGTMSPYEHGEVYVLEDGGEVDLDLGNYERFLDITLTRDHNLTSGKVYQKVIQEERKGSYLGKTVQVVPQVTDAIQAWIARVAEQPVDGHYEAPQVCLIEVGGTVGDIESAVYLEALQQFSRRVGRENLCLCHVSYVPCIGGEQKTKPTQHGVKELRMAGLSPDMIFCRCETMLSEAARGKIALFTQVLPEHVISVHDVVNTYRVPLVLDSQNVAHSICKRLRLDVATPASPASRPGAPLYKTPISMKKWRLMADRLTSPAESVKIGIVGKYTGLADSYLSVVKALQHGAMEANVRLELVWIESSDLEEPPRESAASNGDSATPARFAAAWEALRSVAGVVCPGGFGDRGILGKALSSRFCRENKVPYLGICLGMQTAVIDFARSVLNLADANSEEFDKTCKHHVVVSMPEHSAEHGQELGGTMRLGKRATILRDSKSLAARLYDGKPVIDERHRHRYEVNPSVVGSMEAKGFMFVGQDERGQRMEVAELRDHPFFLCVQYHPEFQSRPLKPSPPFLGLVLAAAGKLEARFKRYGGFLKSGAVYEEVESA; translated from the exons ATGAACGCCGCCTCCCGAGCCGCTTCCTGCCCGCGCCTCGACGCCGAGTTCCCGGTTCCGTGCAGTTTGAACTCTCCCCAGTTGTTTTGCGGACACAACATTTTCAAGATGGCGACAGGCGTCGACTCGCTCGAATTCGTGGGGAACCACAGCCCCGCAGGAGGGAAGACCAAGTATATCGTTGTGACCGGAGGAACGATGAGTGGACTCGGCAAAGGCACGACGATCAGCAGCTTAG gTGTGACCTTGAAGGCGCTCGGCGTCCATGTGACGGCGATAAAGATCGATCCTTACCTGAACGTGGATGCCGGCACAATGTCCCCGTACGAGCACGGCGAGGTGTACGTCCTGGAGGACGGAGGCGAAGTGGACTTGGATCTGGGCAACTACGAACGCTTTCTCGACATCACGCTCACGCGCGACCACAACTTGACTTCTGGAAAAGTCTACCAGAAGGTGATTCAGGAGGAACGGAAAGGCTCCTACCTCGGCAAAACCGTCCAG GTGGTTCCGCAGGTGACGGACGCCATTCAAGCGTGGATCGCTCGCGTCGCTGAACAGCCGGTCGATGGGCACTACGAGGCGCCCCAGGTTTGTCTGATCGAAGTTGGCGGAACGGTCGGCGACATTGAGAGCGCTGTGTACTTGGAGGCTCTTCAGCAGTTCTCTCGACGCGTCGGAAGAGAGAATTTGTGTCTCTGCCATGTCTCCTACGTCCCCTGCATCGGCggagagcagaaaacgaaacccACTCAACACGGAGTCAAG GAACTCCGCATGGCTGGCCTCTCGCCCGATATGATCTTCTGCCGGTGCGAGACGATGCTCTCCGAGGCCGCGCGCGGCAAAATCGCTCTGTTCACTCAAGTCCTCCCAGAGCAC GTCATCAGCGTCCACGACGTTGTCAACACTTACCGTGTGCCTCTCGTGCTTGACAGCCAAAACGTCGCGCATTCCATCTGCAAG CGCCTGCGCCTGGATGTGGCGACGCCGGCGTCTCCAGCGTCCCGACCGGGGGCGCCGCTTTACAAGACTCCGATCTCGATGAAGAAATGGCGGCTGATGGCGGATCGCTTGACGTCGCCAGCTGAGAGCGTGAAGATCGGCATCGTGGGCAAGTACACGGGGCTGGCGGACTCGTACCTCTCCGTCGTGAAGGCTCTGCAGCACGGTGCGATGGAGGCGAATGTTCGCCTCGAGCTCGTCTGGATTGAGTCGTCGGACCTGGAGGAACCGCCCAGAGAGAGTGCAGCGTCGAACGGCGACTCGGCGACGCCTGCGCGCTTCGCGGCGGCATGGGAGGCGCTGCGCTCGGTGGCGGGGGTGGTATGTCCTGGCGGCTTCGGGGACCGGGGGATCCTCGGCAAggcgctctcttctcgcttctgccgcGAAAACAAGGTGCCGTACCTCGGGATCTGCCTGGGCATGCAGACGGCGGTCATCGACTTTGCGCGGAGCGTCCTGAACTTGGCCGACGCAAACTCCGAGGAGTTCGACAAAACCTGCAAACATCACGTCGTGGTGTCGATGCCGGAGCACAGCGCAGAGCACGGACAGGAACTGGGCGGCACGATGCGCCTGGGGAAGCGCGCGACAATTCTCAGGGACTCGAAGTCTCTCGCGGCGCGACTCTACGACGGGAAGCCTGTCATCGACGAACGCCACCGACACCGGTATGAGGTGAATCCGAGTGTGGTGGGGAGTATGGAGGCCAAGGGATTCATGTTCGTCGGCCAGGACGAACGCGGGCAACGCATGGAAGTTGCGGAGCTGCGAGACcatcccttcttcctctgcgtccagTACCACCCCGAGTTCCAGTCCCGGCCTCTCAAGCCTTCGCCGCCGTTCCTCGGCCTCGTTCTCGCAGCTGCAGGGAAGCTGGAGGCGCGATTCAAGCGCTACGGAGGCTTCCTTAAAAGCGGCGCCGTCTACGAAGAGGTGGAAAGTGCCTAG
- a CDS encoding Bet3 transport protein, putative (encoded by transcript TGME49_299200) — protein MSKDKFQKQWEVLSQRMEKVNSELLSLTYGTLVTQLLKDFEQVDAINVQLEKMGYNIGVRLIDEFLAKTGMGGCDCFRQTAEVIAKLGLRMFLGVAAEVTNWDADGTTCSLILHENPLADFVELPSSLSQLSYSNLICGVIRGALEQLQMKVNCTFVRDMLKGDDCYEIRLELVELIREEFIDDEDN, from the exons ATGTCGAAGGACAAATTCCAGAAGCAGTGGGAGGTTCTCTCCCAACGCATGGAGAAGGTG AATTCCGAACTTCTCTCCCTCACCTACGGTACTCTGGTCACGCAGCTCCTCAAAGACTTCGAGCAAGTCGATGCGATCAACGTCCAACTGGAAAAGAT gGGCTACAACATCGGCGTTCGCCTCATCGATGAATTCCTTGCGAAAACCGGAATGGGTGGCTGCGACTGCTTTCGACAAACGGCAGAAGTCATTGCGAAA CTCGGCCTGCGCATGTTTCTGGGCGTCGCTGCAGAGGTCACCAACTGGGACGCCGATGGCACAACTTGTTCGCTGATTCTCCACGAAAATCCTCTCGCGGATTTCGTCGAGCTCccgtcttccctttctcaGCTCTCGTACTCAAACCTCATTTGCGGTGTGATCCGTGGAGCGCTGGAACAG TTGCAGATGAAAGTAAATTGCACTTTTGTGCGCGACATGCTCAAGGGCGACGACTGCTACGAAATTCGTTTGGAGTTGGTAGAG CTGATTCGCGAGGAGTTTATCGACGACGAAGATAACTGA
- a CDS encoding B-box zinc finger domain-containing protein (encoded by transcript TGME49_299190): MSKLPPPRPRTSLVPPSPSCRRASASAAKRPHRPAEDSPVPEQPPERAASASPASPASSSSPPSSPHSPRLPVSAGQARVSPSFPPPPPPVEPQDSESPAFEPAALARRTDTSFVARSEALPSLNCADCGRPVDDVLVLACHHNLCLLCAVACFRGVRKARRDGQADALQCPTCGVVTHLAASTVATLGGREAPRVDPDASATDRPLSSPASASTAPSLPFLCAQCEAHAATVFCRGCVANYCDACSLSLHERHPRLADHKFRLLPHSTAPRAEAVDASDAVPLRFLLPVGGRAAQRGKLRETSHVRTFEDFSPEDAGPSERGAPPALLTASPTLGVRSRRGGCGRLAGVLGSSSSTAWEAAGAAETGSEETGSEARARPGDREESVHSSALGEVEADRTRFLSRLLKRAGEGGNVDEFLHLCSISNLECDVHPGEPVRFFCMTCRSVPCLCTQCILTRDHATHALHPIRQAWDEIRSRHLEDEFRSAVGLVKADVDAVKQVLRDKRLEWGKALLDDRALIAQTGELLKDRLGERQENLLTSLATFTTKFAFECDAFRKIVEDHAAETQRAMEDIRAHKNSLDSLLLLSFCRERHDGFAKLLDEDHPSQVAHLPDSRQAILDQAAQVTEEICALVEDLREALWTCDGRLARRRAEEAQAEDRGASAASSRVQPPLLSAPKVLSTEKSNDRGGEEEEEEEAENRQGGGAEEGEEDEDTEEEDGDEEEEEDEEEEEEEEDEEEEEEEEEEEE; the protein is encoded by the coding sequence ATGTCGAAGCTTCCCCCGCCTCGTCCGCGGACTTCTCTTGTGCCGCCTTCCCCTTCGTGTCGGCGCGCTTCTGCGTCCGCTGCGAAGCGCCCGCATCGGCCTGCGGAGGACTCTCCCGTTCCTGAGCAGCCTCCTGAACgcgccgcttctgcctcccctgcctcgcctgcctcgtcctcttctccgccttcgtcgcctcactctcctcgtcttccggTCTCTGCTGGTCAGGCGcgagtgtctccttccttcccaCCGCCGCCTCCCCCTGTGGAGCCTCAGGACTCTGAGTCTCCGGCCTTCGAGCCTGCGGCGCTCGCGCGGCGAACCGATACCTCGTTCGTCGCTCGTTCGGAGGCGCTTCCTTCCCTGAACTGCGCAGACTGCGGGCGCCCCGTAGACGACGTCCTGGTCCTCGCCTGTCACCACAatttgtgtcttctctgcgccgTAGCCTGCTTCCGAGGCGTCCGAAAAGCGCGACGCGACGGCCAAGCGGACGCGCTGCAGTGTCCGACATGCGGCGTCGTCACGCATCTCGCGGCTTCGACGGTGGCGACGCTCGGGGGCCGAGAAGCGCCGCGAGTCGATCCGGACGCGAGCGCCACCGACCGgccgctgtcttctcccgcctctgcctcgacagcgccttcgctgcctttCTTGTGCGCTCAGTGCGAGGCGCACGCAGCGACGGTCTTCTGTCGGGGATGCGTAGCGAATTACTGCGACGCATGTTCACTCAGCCTCCACGAGCGTCACCCGCGCCTCGCAGATCACAAGTTCCGCCTCCTGCCGCACTCGACTGCGCCCAGGGCCGAGGCTGTCGACGCTTCAGACGCCGtgcctctccgcttcctcttgCCCGTTGGCGGTCGAGCGGCGCAGCGCGGGAAACTCCGCGAAACCTCCCATGTTCGCACATTCGAGGACTTCTCTCCGGAAGACGCCGGTCCGTCCGAGCGCGGCGCGCCTCCGGCGCTGCTCACTGCGAGTCCGACTCTCGGCGTGCGGTCGCGtcgcggcggctgcggccgCCTCGCGGGGGTCTTGGGCTCGTCGAGTTCCACGGCCTGGGAGGCCGCCGGCGCAGCCGAGACcggcagcgaggagacaggcagcgaggcgcgcgcgcggcCTGGCGACCGCGAGGAGAGTGTACATAGCAGCGCGTTGGGGGAGGTGGAGGCAGATCGGACgcgcttcctttctcgcttgCTGAAGCGCGCGGGGGAGGGAGGGAACGTCGACGAGTTCCTGCATCTCTGCTCGATTTCGAATCTGGAGTGCGACGTCCATCCTGGAGAGcctgttcgcttcttctgcatgaCCTGTCGGTCCGTTCCCTGTCTGTGTACGCAGTGCATTCTGACGCGCGATCATGCAACGCATGCGCTGCATCCGATTCGGCAGGCCTGGGATGAGATTCGCTCGCGCCATCTGGAAGACGAGTTTCGGAGCGCTGTTGGGCTCGTGAAGGCCGACGTCGACGCCGTCAAGCAAGTACTGAGAGACAAGCGGCTGGAATGGGGAAAGGCTTTGCTCGACGACCGCGCCTTGATCGCCCAGACGGGAGAGCTGCTCAAGGACCGCCtgggggagagacaggagaaccTCCTGACTTCGCTCGCGACGTTCACAACAAAGTTCGCCTTCGAGTGCGATGCGTTCCGGAAGATCGTCGAGGATCACGCTGCGGAGACTCAGAGAGCTATGGAGGACATCCGAGCGCACAAGAACTCGCTGGactcgctgctgctgctctctttctgccgcGAGAGACACGACGGCTTCGCGAAGCTGCTCGACGAAGATCACCCGTCACAAGTTGCCCATCTGCCGGACAGCAGGCAGGCGATCCTCGACCAGGCTGCGCAAGTGACGGAGGAGATCTGCGCCCTCGTCGAAGACTTGCGCGAGGCGCTCTGGACCTGCGACGGCAGGCTCGCCAGACGCCGCGCAGAGGAGGCGCAAGCCGAAGACCGCGGCGCCTCCGCGGCGTCCTCCCGAGTCCAGCCGCCTCTCCTCAGCGCGCCGAAAGTACTCTCCACAGAGAAGTCAAACGACcgcggcggagaagaagaggaggaagaggaggcggagaaccgccagggaggaggagcagaagaaggagaagaagatgaagacacagaagaagaagatggtgacgaagaggaagaagaagacgaagaagaagaagaggaagaagaagacgaagaagaggaagaagaagaggaagaagaagaagagtag